The Radiobacillus deserti genomic interval AAACAAATTCAATGGGATAGTGAGGAAGCTTCTGAGTTTGCTGACGAAATCTTTGAAAAATATGCTTTTTCTCTTATCACGTCTTCTCATAAGCTAGCTGTCGAAAAAGGAGCATATCCGTTATTCGAAGGCTCGGAGTGGGAGACGGGAGAATACTTTGATAAACGTGGTTATAATTCTCCGGAATGGGTGGAACTAAAAGAGAAAATAGCGAAAGACGGTGTTCGTAATAGTTACATGATGGCCGTCGCACCGACTGGCAGTAACTCGGTCATTATGGGAGGCGTGTCCCCGTCCTGTGATCCGTTGTACGAGGTTATTTACCAAGAAGAAAAGGCTGGGATGAACGTTACGATGATTCCACCAAACTATAGCCCGAGTACTATGTGGTTTTATAAGAGTGCGTTTGAAATGGATGAAATGTGGTCCATTAATGTCATATCCAGCGTGCAACGCCACGTTGACCAAGGGATTTCACATAACATGCATATTCATAAATCGATTAAAGCGAGTGAAATGCTACGTTTAGATCTTGGGGCATGGCAAAAAGGATTAAAAACGATTTATTACACATACACAGACACAAATGCGATAGACCGTTCGGAAGGTTGTATTTTCTGTGAGGCTTAATAAAAAGTAGGAGTTGTCGATATGAATGCAAATGCAATAAAACCATTTCGTGTGTTTAATGGGAACGTAAATAATCGTGCTAGTCGGATTTTCGGAGGAGAGGCTAGTGGAATTTGTGATTGGGATGATCTCAAGTATCCTGCATTATTACAGCTTAATAAAGAAATGTTTAGTGAGTATTGGATTGAAGATGAAATCCGTTTAGGGGACGACTTAAAAGATTATAGACAAAAGCTTACAGCAAAAGAAAGGTATGTCTTTAATGTTATCACGGGTTATTTAACACAGCTTGATTCCATTGCTAATCGCTTTAACTTTTTATTAGGCTATATTACAACAGATCCGAGTGTGGCTAGTTGTATCCAGCTTATTGCGTCCTTTGAGGGACTTCATAATCGTTCTTATCAATATTTAACATCTACGATGCTAAATGATAGTGAGAAGCGTCAGGCATTCAATGCACCGAAGGAATTAGCAACACTTAAGAAGCGGAATCAAATTATCATTGATAAAATTCAAGAAACTGTGGATTATATGGAAAATGTTTTGGCAGGAAAAGAAGAAGAGAATACGGAGAAGTTTTATCAAGTATTATACGAAGGATTACTTGCCTATATCATTTTAGAAGGCTTATATTTTAGTGGAGGCTTTGTGTATTTCCACTCGTTAGCTAGAGATAACAAAATGATAGGGTCTAACAATATGATCAACCTGATCAAAAAGGATGAAACACAGCACAACGTGTTCTATGGCATGGTCATGCAAATCCTTATGCTAGAAAATCCTAGCCTCAATACAGATGAAAATTATGAATACGCCGTTTCCTTTGTGAAGAAATGTGTAGAAGCGGAAAAAGAATGGGCAGCAGAGCTTTTCAGCGAAATTGATACATTATCGATCAAGGAATATAACGATTATGTCGAGTATCTAGCAAATGTCATTTGCCGTAATGCAGGCCTTAGTGACATTTATACAGAAAATAAAGAAGTAAAATCAAAATGGATTATCAACTATGGAGAGAAAAACGGAGAAAACCGGGCAACGAAGGCGGATTTCTTTGAAACCAACGTGATTAACTATAGTCATGAAGGAGGGGATGGCTTTGACCTCTAAAGCCATCTACTATTTCTCTTTAACAGGCAATACGAAAGCAATGTTAAGTACGATTGAAGACCTAGAGCAATGGGATATTTATGACTTGAACACGATGCGTCCTGAGGAAGTTACCTTTAAAGGTTATGATACGGTCCTTATCGGCACATTAACGATAGGGAGAGGGAACCCACCTTCTTATTTTAAAAGAATGGTTCATGCTTTACGAAGCATGCAAGGTGTAAGGATTGGCCTGTTCGGAAGCGGCCAGACCCACTATGGAGACGATTATTGTGGGGCATTAGATGTCCTCGAAGATTTTTTACAACCAAGAAATGAAATAGCTTTTAAAATGAAATATGAGAGCTATCCAGTTCCTTCCGTTATGGAAGAGTTTAAGCAGTTAGTGAAGGAGATGCAGTATGAAGATATTAAAGTTTGAGAAGGACAACTGTCCAAGCTGCAACATGGTTGAGGTATTTCTTTCTCAGCATGACCATATACAAGTAGAAAAAGTGAACCCATTTGAAGCACCAAAAATGGCTACCTCGTATCAAATCGCAAGTGTACCGGTTACGATTCTGTTAGATGATAACGGACAAGAAGTAAAACGCTCTATTGGCTACAAGCCAGAGGAATTAGAAGCGATTGTTTCAGAGTTTGCACAGGTTTAGCAATAAGGAATAGGAAAGAATCCATCTCGTGAGGAGAGTGGATTCTTTTTTCTCTATTTGGCTAAAGCTTTCAAAACTATACACATTGAATATTTTACCATTTTAACCTTTTATACCCACAATTCTTTGTGTACAATAGAATAAAGGGAGGGATGGGATGCGTGACAGTCAAAAGGTCTTACTAACTATAGGAATTGAAGCTCTTTTATTCCTAATTATTTCATTTATCTTCAAGTGGAAGTTTCTCGACACCGCATTTTTCGGTGGGATAACGATATTCGGTGGGATATGGCTTATTAGTTTCTATGTCCATCAAGAAAATGTCGTAGACCGTGCCATGCAAAGAGGCATGACAGGACAGGATGTTGGAGAAATAAAGCCGTATAAGTACAATATGACGCCGGTTAATTTAGGATTACTAATATTCGCTTTAGCAGGTTTTTGTTTTATCCTCATCGGCTACGCGCCATATTTTTTGGACTAATGAGCAAAAAAAGGAAGATCTAGCTATAAAATAAATAAATTATATTTCTGCTCTCTCTTGCCCATCCTTATAGAAAGTGCTAGGGTTAGAGGGGTTTTTTATGTATGCTGTATGATTTAATGATTGGTACATTTGCTGGAGTTGTGTCGGGGGTTGTCGTTTCTTTTTTTATTTCCATCGTGGAAAGCCAAGCACAGCTGAAAAATGATTTTTCTAATGAAAAACAAATCTATCAACGGTATATTGAGATGGTTCGACGAGAGGTTCGATATTTGATTGAAGCACATCAAGGCAATAAGTACATTGAAAATAATAAAAAGGATATTCTAGATTTGTTAGAGGAACAGCCTTTTACCACAACATTTACGAACAAATACTTGACGGAAACTTCTTTGAAACACGTTCGAAATGCAATGAAAAGTTTAGAAGAGCTACAAAATGAGTTGCACGAAGAAGACATTCGTATAGAAAAACTGGTGGATATTAGTTCGAAGCTGTCAAGAGTGAGAATTAATATTCTGATGATGAAATTAAAGCGAACAAATAAGTTTTTAGCTTTTTTTATTAGATTGTTTAATAAGCTAAAGGAAAGGTAGTCTCGTGATAGAGGCTATTTTTTTATGCTTACAAATGCTGTAAAGTCAAAAATTGCACAAAACAATGTGACAGCATTTGAATGGCTAACCCCCTTACAATCATAGACTGTTCACTATATAATAACATCAACAAGTTGATCAGCTTTAAAGAGTCAAAATTTGCACTCCTTCGAAGGTAGTTGAATGACATGATGGATGAGAGAAGCACCATTATTTTATCCAAATTAGCTCAGACACAAGATTATATATCCCTCAAATATTTAACAGAAACCTTAGGGATATCGAGACGGACTTTGTATTATGATTTGGAAAAAATAAACGATTGGTTAGCCGATAACCAAATGGAACAAGTAAAGCGAGCATCTAAAAGAGGCTATTATTTGGAGTCTGAAACAAGAACAAAAATTTCTCAGCTATTAGGACACGTGCATGAACCGACTTATTACTACACGAAAAAAGAAAGACATGTATTAATAGTGCTGCTTGTCATCATAAGCAAAGAAAAATTGTTTATGAAAGATTTTGAGGAGCTTACAAAAGTGAGCCGTGGAACTATTGCAAATGATTTAAAAGAGATAACGTATTATTTGAAACAAACGTTTGAACTAAGCTTATTCTTCCAACGAAAAACTGGCTATCAAGTGGAAGGAAGCGAGTTCGAAATACGAAAAGCAATAGCAAGTTCTCTAGAGCAATTACTTCTCAAATGGAAGTGGGAAGAAGTGTTAAGGAAATTTCCTACTATCTTTTTTGGTAGCAGTGAAACTTTATGTAAACGGAAAGAGATTCGTGCCTTACTTCTGGATGGGGAACAGGAGCTTGGAAATGAATTGACCGATGAAACACTGTCTTGGTTATCGATGCAGGTATTAATTCTTATTAAACGGGTTCGGGATGGCTTCAACGTTCGAATTGACTCCGATGAGAAATGTGTACTGAAGAGTACAAAAGAGCATAGAGTGGCGGAAAAACTGATTCAGAAGCTTTCAAAGCAAGAAAATCTAACGATTCCTTCGGATGAAGTCTATTTCGTTACGATGCATGTTCTAGGAGCAAAAGTGAATAAACTGGAAATTGATAGCGATAAGAATCAAGAAATGGAACGACTAAAACATGTTATTTCATTAATGATAAAGGATTTTCAAAACTATGCGTGCATCATGTTTCATGATGTACTAGAGCTCCAAAGAACGATGTTTGCCCATTTAAAGCCTGCTTATTATCGGATTAAGTATGGAGTAGAGACTACAAATGAGTTGACGGAGACCATTTCCACGAACTATCCGGAGATCTTTCAGCTGACTACGAAGGTGGTTAGTCATTTAGAAAACCTTGTTCATCAAAAGGTTAGTGATTCAGAGATTGCCTACATTGCAATGCACTTTGGTGGTTGGTTAAAACGTGAAGGTAAGCAGCCGGTTCGTAGATTGCGGGCATTGATTGTGTGTGAGAATGGAATCGGGACTTCGACGATTCTTCGTGGACAATTAGAGCACTTACTATCAACGGTAGATATTGTAGGGAATGTGTCACTTAGACAGTACCAACAATCCAACTACGACATCGATGTTATATTCTCTACTTCCCCGATTATGGAAAATAACACGCCAGTTGTTATGGTTAATCCAATTTTAACGGATGCGGAAAAAGAAATGCTTTTAGCGAGATTTAGTGCCGTTAAGACAAACAGAGAGCGAAGTAGTCCGAAAACCAAGGAATTACTTGAAGTCATTCGCAAGCATGCAGATATTGCGAATGAAAAGCAGTTGGAAATCGAGCTAGAACAATTAATCCAACAAAAACACCACTCTTTCACATCAAAGGAGTTTGAAAAACCAATGCTCAATGAACTATTAACGAAGGATATGATCCAAATCATATCTCAAGTCAACGATTGGGAAGAGTCTATTACTCTTGCATCCAAGCCCTTACTAGATAAGGAATACATTACTGATTTATACGTAAAGGCAATGATTGAAAACATTCATGAATTAGGTCCCTATGTCGTTATTGCTCCTAAAATTGCAATCCCTCACGCTAGGCCAGAGTTCGGAGTTAACCGACTTGGGATGAGTATGCTAATTGTTCGAGATGGTGTGAGATTCTCAGAACAGGAGAAGCATTTTGCCCAGTTAATCATTGTCTTAGCGGCGATAGATAACGAGACACATCTAAAAGCATTATCCCAGTTAACAGATTTATTATCAGATAAAAAGAGTCTTGAAAGGCTATTATCGATAGAGTCTGTAGAGGAAGCTGCAAGCTTGATTCAAAACTATTCGTACGCTTAGGAGGAAAAATACATGAGTAAGATTCTTGTTGTATGTGGTAACGGATTAGGTAGTAGTTTTATTGTAGAAATGAACGTAAAGAAAGCGTTAGGAGAATTAGGAATAGAAGCGGAAGTTTCCCATACCGATTTAACGACAGCAAAAACAGAACCAGCTGATTACTACATTGGTTCTACAGAGATCGTTGAGAACCTTGAGGATGGGAATCGAAACGTTATTAGACTGAACAATATCATGGATAAAAAGGAACTAAAAGAAGCATTAGAAGCAAATTTGACGAAGGAGGGGTAAAACATGGTTGATTTGATAATGAAAGATATTCTTGGAACACCTTCAATCCTGGTAGGGCTTTTCGCTCTATTTGGACTTTTGCTGCAGAAGAAAGCGTTTGCAGATGTGGTATCGGGTACATTGAAAACAGTGATGGGATTCGTAATTCTAGGTGCTGGTGCGAACGTTTTAACAGGGTCCTTAGGACAATTTAGCCAAATGTTTGACCATGCTTTTGAATTGCAAGGGGTCATTCCGAATAACGAGGCGATTGTGGCGTTAGCACAAGAGTCATTTGGAACAGAAACAGCGATGATTATGCTGTTCGGTATGGTGGTTAATATCTTATTAGCAAGAATCACGCCATTA includes:
- a CDS encoding ribonucleotide-diphosphate reductase subunit beta yields the protein MNANAIKPFRVFNGNVNNRASRIFGGEASGICDWDDLKYPALLQLNKEMFSEYWIEDEIRLGDDLKDYRQKLTAKERYVFNVITGYLTQLDSIANRFNFLLGYITTDPSVASCIQLIASFEGLHNRSYQYLTSTMLNDSEKRQAFNAPKELATLKKRNQIIIDKIQETVDYMENVLAGKEEENTEKFYQVLYEGLLAYIILEGLYFSGGFVYFHSLARDNKMIGSNNMINLIKKDETQHNVFYGMVMQILMLENPSLNTDENYEYAVSFVKKCVEAEKEWAAELFSEIDTLSIKEYNDYVEYLANVICRNAGLSDIYTENKEVKSKWIINYGEKNGENRATKADFFETNVINYSHEGGDGFDL
- a CDS encoding flavodoxin family protein; the protein is MTSKAIYYFSLTGNTKAMLSTIEDLEQWDIYDLNTMRPEEVTFKGYDTVLIGTLTIGRGNPPSYFKRMVHALRSMQGVRIGLFGSGQTHYGDDYCGALDVLEDFLQPRNEIAFKMKYESYPVPSVMEEFKQLVKEMQYEDIKV
- a CDS encoding thioredoxin domain-containing protein, translating into MKILKFEKDNCPSCNMVEVFLSQHDHIQVEKVNPFEAPKMATSYQIASVPVTILLDDNGQEVKRSIGYKPEELEAIVSEFAQV
- a CDS encoding BglG family transcription antiterminator, yielding MMDERSTIILSKLAQTQDYISLKYLTETLGISRRTLYYDLEKINDWLADNQMEQVKRASKRGYYLESETRTKISQLLGHVHEPTYYYTKKERHVLIVLLVIISKEKLFMKDFEELTKVSRGTIANDLKEITYYLKQTFELSLFFQRKTGYQVEGSEFEIRKAIASSLEQLLLKWKWEEVLRKFPTIFFGSSETLCKRKEIRALLLDGEQELGNELTDETLSWLSMQVLILIKRVRDGFNVRIDSDEKCVLKSTKEHRVAEKLIQKLSKQENLTIPSDEVYFVTMHVLGAKVNKLEIDSDKNQEMERLKHVISLMIKDFQNYACIMFHDVLELQRTMFAHLKPAYYRIKYGVETTNELTETISTNYPEIFQLTTKVVSHLENLVHQKVSDSEIAYIAMHFGGWLKREGKQPVRRLRALIVCENGIGTSTILRGQLEHLLSTVDIVGNVSLRQYQQSNYDIDVIFSTSPIMENNTPVVMVNPILTDAEKEMLLARFSAVKTNRERSSPKTKELLEVIRKHADIANEKQLEIELEQLIQQKHHSFTSKEFEKPMLNELLTKDMIQIISQVNDWEESITLASKPLLDKEYITDLYVKAMIENIHELGPYVVIAPKIAIPHARPEFGVNRLGMSMLIVRDGVRFSEQEKHFAQLIIVLAAIDNETHLKALSQLTDLLSDKKSLERLLSIESVEEAASLIQNYSYA
- a CDS encoding PTS sugar transporter subunit IIB produces the protein MSKILVVCGNGLGSSFIVEMNVKKALGELGIEAEVSHTDLTTAKTEPADYYIGSTEIVENLEDGNRNVIRLNNIMDKKELKEALEANLTKEG